Proteins encoded together in one Eubalaena glacialis isolate mEubGla1 chromosome 7, mEubGla1.1.hap2.+ XY, whole genome shotgun sequence window:
- the RBM5 gene encoding RNA-binding protein 5 isoform X1, whose protein sequence is MGSDKRVSRTERSGRYGSIIDRDDRDERESRSRRRDSDYKRSSDDRRGDRYDDYRDYDSPERERERRNSDRSEDGYHSDGDYGEHDYRHDISDERESKTIMLRGLPITITESDIREMMESFEGPQPADVRLMKRKTGVSRGFAFVEFYHLQDATSWMEANQKKLVIQGKHIAMHYSNPRPKFEDWLCNKCCLNNFRKRLKCFRCGADKFDSEQEVPPGTTESVQSVDYYCDTIILRNIAPHTVVDSIMTALSPYASLAVNNIRLIKDKQTQQNRGFAFVQLSSAMDASQLLQILQSLHPPLKIDGKTIGVDFAKSARKDLVLPDGNRVSAFSVASTAIAAAQWSSTQSQSGEGGNVDYSYLQPGQDGYAQYAQYSQDYQQFYQQQAGGLESDASSASGTAVTTTSAAVVSQSPQLYNQTSNPPGSPTEEAQPSTSTSTQAPAASPTGVVPGTKYAVPDTSTYQYDESSGYYYDPTTGLYYDPNSQYYYNSLTQQYLYWDGEKETYVLAAESNSHQQTGLPPAKEGKEKKEKPKSKTAQQIAKDMERWAKSLNKQKENFKNSFQPVNSLREEERRESAAADAGFALFEKKGALAERQQLIPELVRNGDEENPLKRGLVAAYSGDSDNEEELVERLESEEEKLADWKKMACLLCRRQFPNRDALVRHQQLSDLHKQNMDIYRRSRLSEQELEALELREREMKYRDRAAERREKYGIPEPPEPKRKKQFDAGTVNYEQPTKDGIDHSNIGNKMLQAMGWREGSGLGRKCQGITAPIEAQVRLKGAGLGAKGSAYGLSGADSYKDAVRKAMFARFTEME, encoded by the exons AGAGAACGTGAAAGAAGGAACAGTGACCGATCCGAAGATGGCTACCATTCAGATGGTGACTATGGCGAGCATGACTATAGGCATGACATCAGTGATGAGAGGGAGAGCAAGACCATCATGCTTCGCGGCCTTCCCATCACCATCACGGAGAGCGAT ATTCGAGAAATGATGGAATCCTTTGAAGGCCCTCAGCCTGCGGACGTGAGGCTAATGAAGAGGAAAACAG GTGTAAGCCGTGGTTTCGCCTTCGTGGAGTTTTATCACTTGCAAGATGCTACCAGCTGGATGGAAGCCAATCAG aaaaagctgGTGATTCAAGGAAAGCATATTGCAATGCATTATAGCAATCCCAGACCTAAGTTTGAAGATTGGCTTTGTAACAAG tgctgCCTTAACAATTTCAGGAAAAGACTAAAATGCTTCCGATGTGGAGCAGACAAGTTTG ACTCTGAACAGGAAGTGCCCCCTGGAACCACAGAATCAGTTCAGTCTGTGGATTACTACTGTGATA CAATCATACTTCGAAACATAGCTCCACACACCGTGGTGGATTCCATCATGACAGCGCTGTCTCCCTACGCGTCCTTAGCTGTCAATAACATTCGCCTCATAAAAGACAAACAGACCCAGCAGAACAGAGGCTTTGCGTTTGTGCAGCTGTCTTCTGCAATG GATGCTTCTCAGCTGCTTCAGATACTACAGAGTCTCCATCCTCCTTTGAAAATTGATGGCAAAACTATTGGGGTTGATTTTGCAAAAAGTGCCAGAAA AGACTTGGTCCTCCCAGATGGTAACCGGGTCAGTGCTTTCTCCGTGGCTAGTACAGCCATTGCTGCCGCTCAGTGGTCTTCCACCCAG TCTCAGAGTGGTGAAGGAGGCAATGTTGACTACAGTTACCTGCAGCCAGGCCAAGATGGCTACGCCCAGTATGCTCAG TACTCACAGGATTACCAACAGTTTTATCAGCAACAGGCTGGAGGATTGGAATCTGATGCATCATCTGCATCAG GCACAGCGGTGACCACCACCTCAGCAGCTGTAGTATCTCAGAGTCCCCAGCTATATAATCAGACGTCCAATCCACCCGGCTCTCCG ACTGAGGAAGCACAGCCTAGCACTAGCACAAGTACACAGGCCCCAGCCGCTTCCCCCACTGGTGTAGTTCCTGGTACCAAATATG CAGTGCCTGACACGTCCACTTACCAGTATGATGAATCTTCAGGGTATTACTATGATCCGACAACAGGGCTGTACTATGACCCCAACTCGCAG tactaCTACAATTCCTTAACCCAGCAGTACCTGTActgggatggagagaaggagacTTACGTGCTGGCTGCGGAGTCTAACTCCCACCAGCAGACGGGCCTACCTCCTGCAAaagaggggaaggaaaagaaggagaaaccCAAGAGCAAAACAGCACAGCAG ATTGCCAAAGACATGGAACGCTGGGCTAAGAGTTtaaacaagcagaaagaaaattttaaaaacagctttcaaCCTGTAAATTCtttgagggaagaagaaaggagagaatctGCTGCAGCAGATGCTGGCTTTGCTCTCTTTGAGAAGAAG GGAGCCTTAGCAGAAAGGCAGCAGCTCATCCCCGAATTGGTGCGAAATGGAGACGAGGAGAATCCCCTCAAA AGGGGTCTGGTTGCTGCTTACAGTGGTGACAGTGACAATGAAGAGGAGCTGGTGGAGAGACTTGAGAGTGAAGAAGAAAAGCTGGCCGACTGGAAGAAGATGGCCTGCCTGCTCTGCCGGCGCCAGTTCCCAAACAGAGACGCCCTGGTCAGGCACCAGCAGCTCTCAGACCTACACAAG CAAAACATGGACATCTACCGACGATCCAGGCTGAGCGAGCAGGAGCTGGAAGCCTTGGagctgagggagagagag ATGAAATACCGGGATCGAGCTGCAGAAAGACGGGAGAAGTACGGCATTCCAGAACCTCCAGAACCTAAGCGCAAGAAGCAGTTTGATGCTGGCACTGT GAATTACGAGCAGCCCACCAAAGATGGCATTGACCACAGTAACATTGGCAACAAGATGCTGCAGGCCATGGGTTGGCGGGAAGGCTCAGGTTTGGGAAGAAAGTGTCAAGGCATCACAGCCCCCATTGAG GCTCAAGTCCGGCTAAAAGGAGCTGGCCTAGGAGCCAAAGGCAGCGCATACGGACTGTCTGGTGCAGATTCCTACAAAGATGCTGTCCGGAAGGCCATGTTTGCCCGGTTCACTGAGATGGAGTGA
- the RBM5 gene encoding RNA-binding protein 5 isoform X2, protein MHYSNPRPKFEDWLCNKCCLNNFRKRLKCFRCGADKFDSEQEVPPGTTESVQSVDYYCDTIILRNIAPHTVVDSIMTALSPYASLAVNNIRLIKDKQTQQNRGFAFVQLSSAMDASQLLQILQSLHPPLKIDGKTIGVDFAKSARKDLVLPDGNRVSAFSVASTAIAAAQWSSTQSQSGEGGNVDYSYLQPGQDGYAQYAQYSQDYQQFYQQQAGGLESDASSASGTAVTTTSAAVVSQSPQLYNQTSNPPGSPTEEAQPSTSTSTQAPAASPTGVVPGTKYAVPDTSTYQYDESSGYYYDPTTGLYYDPNSQYYYNSLTQQYLYWDGEKETYVLAAESNSHQQTGLPPAKEGKEKKEKPKSKTAQQIAKDMERWAKSLNKQKENFKNSFQPVNSLREEERRESAAADAGFALFEKKGALAERQQLIPELVRNGDEENPLKRGLVAAYSGDSDNEEELVERLESEEEKLADWKKMACLLCRRQFPNRDALVRHQQLSDLHKQNMDIYRRSRLSEQELEALELREREMKYRDRAAERREKYGIPEPPEPKRKKQFDAGTVNYEQPTKDGIDHSNIGNKMLQAMGWREGSGLGRKCQGITAPIEAQVRLKGAGLGAKGSAYGLSGADSYKDAVRKAMFARFTEME, encoded by the exons ATGCATTATAGCAATCCCAGACCTAAGTTTGAAGATTGGCTTTGTAACAAG tgctgCCTTAACAATTTCAGGAAAAGACTAAAATGCTTCCGATGTGGAGCAGACAAGTTTG ACTCTGAACAGGAAGTGCCCCCTGGAACCACAGAATCAGTTCAGTCTGTGGATTACTACTGTGATA CAATCATACTTCGAAACATAGCTCCACACACCGTGGTGGATTCCATCATGACAGCGCTGTCTCCCTACGCGTCCTTAGCTGTCAATAACATTCGCCTCATAAAAGACAAACAGACCCAGCAGAACAGAGGCTTTGCGTTTGTGCAGCTGTCTTCTGCAATG GATGCTTCTCAGCTGCTTCAGATACTACAGAGTCTCCATCCTCCTTTGAAAATTGATGGCAAAACTATTGGGGTTGATTTTGCAAAAAGTGCCAGAAA AGACTTGGTCCTCCCAGATGGTAACCGGGTCAGTGCTTTCTCCGTGGCTAGTACAGCCATTGCTGCCGCTCAGTGGTCTTCCACCCAG TCTCAGAGTGGTGAAGGAGGCAATGTTGACTACAGTTACCTGCAGCCAGGCCAAGATGGCTACGCCCAGTATGCTCAG TACTCACAGGATTACCAACAGTTTTATCAGCAACAGGCTGGAGGATTGGAATCTGATGCATCATCTGCATCAG GCACAGCGGTGACCACCACCTCAGCAGCTGTAGTATCTCAGAGTCCCCAGCTATATAATCAGACGTCCAATCCACCCGGCTCTCCG ACTGAGGAAGCACAGCCTAGCACTAGCACAAGTACACAGGCCCCAGCCGCTTCCCCCACTGGTGTAGTTCCTGGTACCAAATATG CAGTGCCTGACACGTCCACTTACCAGTATGATGAATCTTCAGGGTATTACTATGATCCGACAACAGGGCTGTACTATGACCCCAACTCGCAG tactaCTACAATTCCTTAACCCAGCAGTACCTGTActgggatggagagaaggagacTTACGTGCTGGCTGCGGAGTCTAACTCCCACCAGCAGACGGGCCTACCTCCTGCAAaagaggggaaggaaaagaaggagaaaccCAAGAGCAAAACAGCACAGCAG ATTGCCAAAGACATGGAACGCTGGGCTAAGAGTTtaaacaagcagaaagaaaattttaaaaacagctttcaaCCTGTAAATTCtttgagggaagaagaaaggagagaatctGCTGCAGCAGATGCTGGCTTTGCTCTCTTTGAGAAGAAG GGAGCCTTAGCAGAAAGGCAGCAGCTCATCCCCGAATTGGTGCGAAATGGAGACGAGGAGAATCCCCTCAAA AGGGGTCTGGTTGCTGCTTACAGTGGTGACAGTGACAATGAAGAGGAGCTGGTGGAGAGACTTGAGAGTGAAGAAGAAAAGCTGGCCGACTGGAAGAAGATGGCCTGCCTGCTCTGCCGGCGCCAGTTCCCAAACAGAGACGCCCTGGTCAGGCACCAGCAGCTCTCAGACCTACACAAG CAAAACATGGACATCTACCGACGATCCAGGCTGAGCGAGCAGGAGCTGGAAGCCTTGGagctgagggagagagag ATGAAATACCGGGATCGAGCTGCAGAAAGACGGGAGAAGTACGGCATTCCAGAACCTCCAGAACCTAAGCGCAAGAAGCAGTTTGATGCTGGCACTGT GAATTACGAGCAGCCCACCAAAGATGGCATTGACCACAGTAACATTGGCAACAAGATGCTGCAGGCCATGGGTTGGCGGGAAGGCTCAGGTTTGGGAAGAAAGTGTCAAGGCATCACAGCCCCCATTGAG GCTCAAGTCCGGCTAAAAGGAGCTGGCCTAGGAGCCAAAGGCAGCGCATACGGACTGTCTGGTGCAGATTCCTACAAAGATGCTGTCCGGAAGGCCATGTTTGCCCGGTTCACTGAGATGGAGTGA